ACCAGGGGCTTTATAATGGATTTCTGGCGGCCGGCCTCATCTGGGGGCTGCGTCTGGGTGTGGAGGGGTTCGGGGTGAAGGTGTTCTTCCTGACGTGTGTGCTGGTAGCCGGCGTGTTTGGAGGGATGACGGCGAGCCGGAAGATCCTGGTGGTACAGGCCCTGCCGGCGGCGGTGGGGTTGGTGTTGGTGTGGTTGAGCTAGTGGCGAGTTTGGGAGAACCACCGGCACTACTCGTCGTCTCTGAATACGCAAGGGACTCTGTCACTTTGGATCAATTTGCCGTCCGATCATCCATCCGATGATTATCGTTGAAGTCATCACGCTCATTAACTGACGTTACGCGCTCACAGCGCGAAGGTCATACTGAGACCCTTAGCCTGGCTTCGCGGGGCTTTCTTGTCTGGCATGAACGTATGGTTAGATGGAAAATCGCCAATTCCCATACCCCTAAGTCATCCTGAGCGTAGTCGAAAGCCTGCCCCCGCGAAGGCGGGGGGACCTCCCGGACGTACGAGAGGCCCTTCGACTACGCTCAGGGTGACACGATATGGGTTGTTTTTCGCTATTATGCCCGGTTTTTCGAGTACATGTACCCCGCTGAGCTGTTTTATAGGGTTTTTCGACCATTATCGAACAGAGCGTTCATTAGCAACGTAGTGAAGGACCTTCCTACGACGCGACCGATGGCGTTTACTCTTTCGCCCACTCCGAATTCTGCTTGAACAAGCATGTGAAGACGCGCAGGGAATCTCATACCATGTCGTCACCGGCGCTGTCGAGGAGATGGTCAATGTGAGAGATGCGGTTATCGCAAAAGCGAGTGCCCTCGCAGCTAATATTCGCCGGGTTTGTTGACCGAGTGGGGGATAGGGGGTTATTATGGGGAGGGCTTCGCTTTCGTGACCAGTTTGTGTTCGACAAGTTCTTCTGACGATTCATCGCTATTCCTTTCCATCGCTTGTCGCTATTTCTCAATCCACGATGAAAACCAGAATAGTTGCTCTGTTTGTAGGCGTCTTGCTCTTGATCAATTCAGGATGTCAGCCCGGCGCAGAGCCTTCAGCGACTATCTCTCAGGCCGTGGCAGACAGTGAGACCGTTAAACCCGTGTTGCTTGCGGAAGTGGGTACCTTCTCCGAATCGCCGGTTTTCGATAAAGAAGGTAACATCTACGTTTCCGAACCCTATGGTGGCCCCATCACAAGGGTAACGCCGACGGGTGAAGTGAGCACGTGGGCTGAGACGAAAGGGGCAAATGGACATCGGATTCTGGAAGACGGTACTCACCTTGTTTGCGACAGAGTCAGAAGCGCAGTGCTAAGGCTGGACCCTGACGGTAATGAAATCGGTCTTGCCGCTTCAAGCTGCGGTGATCACCCCCTTCGGGCTCCGAATGACCTGGCTCTTGATCAGCATGGCGGATTCTATTTTACTGATCCGAGTGGCAGTCAGGAAGATCCTGTCGGTCGTATCTGCTATGTTGATGCGGAAGGTGATTCTCATTGGCTTGCTGAATGGGAAGGCTTCCCAAATGGAATCGCCGTGAGCCCAGACGAGAGAACGCTTTATGTAGCGGAGTTTAATCGCAATGAAATTCTGACATTTCCGATTGAATCGCCGGGCAAGATTGGCGCTGAGTCGTTATTGACGAAACTGCCAGAAAAAGAGGGTGTCCCACTATTTGGCCCCGATGGGATGGCCTTTGGCCCGGATGGGAATCTATTCGTAGCCCATTTTGGAATGGGTGAGATTCACGTTTTGTCGAAAGAAGGTAAGGTCATACGTACAATTGACTTAGGCGACGATAGCGCATGGTCGAGCAATCTTAACTTTGGTGCCGCTGGTTCTCAATCGCTGTACGTAACTGGCAAC
This DNA window, taken from Rhodothermales bacterium, encodes the following:
- a CDS encoding DUF1304 domain-containing protein, yielding QGLYNGFLAAGLIWGLRLGVEGFGVKVFFLTCVLVAGVFGGMTASRKILVVQALPAAVGLVLVWLS
- a CDS encoding SMP-30/gluconolactonase/LRE family protein — protein: MKTRIVALFVGVLLLINSGCQPGAEPSATISQAVADSETVKPVLLAEVGTFSESPVFDKEGNIYVSEPYGGPITRVTPTGEVSTWAETKGANGHRILEDGTHLVCDRVRSAVLRLDPDGNEIGLAASSCGDHPLRAPNDLALDQHGGFYFTDPSGSQEDPVGRICYVDAEGDSHWLAEWEGFPNGIAVSPDERTLYVAEFNRNEILTFPIESPGKIGAESLLTKLPEKEGVPLFGPDGMAFGPDGNLFVAHFGMGEIHVLSKEGKVIRTIDLGDDSAWSSNLNFGAAGSQSLYVTGNSGPDPSMPGFLYRLKL